The genomic region GGGAGGTCCAATGCGTCCAGTGTTTGGTCCTCAAGCTCATCATAATGCAATGCAACAAGATGCCTTGCAAGGCGCCGATTTGTTTGTTCATTAGCTTTATCAAGCACTAGGTAGATCAAATCAAACCCGGAAAGCAATGTTGAAGGAAGTTCGATGTTATCAATAACTGAAAGTCTAGGGTTGTAGCGTGAACTGCTAGGATAAGAACAAGCTAAAACTGATGTCCTTGCATTAAGAGATGCTATGATCCTAGCCTTTGCAATTGACACTCTTTGTTGTTCCATAACCTCGTGTAACATGCTATGAGCATTATCTGACATCTTGTCAAACTCATCTATGCAACAAATACCCCTATCACTTAATACCAGTGCTCCACTTTCTAGAGCCGTTTCACTAGTTTCAGGGTCCTTTGGTACATAAGCATTCAAACCAACTATAGAACTTCCACGACCACTTGTATAAATGCCTCGAGGAGCCAACTTATACACATACTAAAGTACTGTATttttttacattgagtgggtaAGGTTTTTTGGGGCAAAAAATTTGTATCATCTCTCATATAGTCCATAGGCATACATCTCCTTCACGACATTGCCTAACTTGTATGGGCTTGGGAATACAACTCTCTCTTTCACAAAGTTTTCCCAAAAAAATTATGGttcttagatttatttatttaatttttatgtcAATTTTTGTCATCAGATTGTACAGCCACGCTTTGCATTCCTTCCAACTTCAGCATTTTGTTACAAGAGAAAGTACCCAACGATGTACTATAGACATAATGCTCAGAGCATATTAAAGCAGTTTGTCATAGCACTAAGACATCAGTCTTATGAAATACACCATTACTAATTATCATATGGGTGTTGTACCATCCTTAAAATTCCTCTGCAGCCTCATCAAATATTTTAGGATGTATATGTTGTCTTGCATAAGTGATATATGAAGTGAGGGTTGGGAGGTCCAATGCATCCAGTGTTTGGTCCTCAGGCTCATCATAATGCAATACAACAAGATGCCTTGCAAGGCATCGATCTGTTTGTTCATTAGCTTTATCAAGCACTAGGTAGATCAAATCAAACCTGGAAAGCAATGTTGGAGGAAGCTGGATATTATCAATAACTGAAAGTCTAGGGTTGTAGTGTGAACTGCTAGGATTGGCACAAGCTAAAACCGATGTCCTTGCATTAAGAGATGCTATCATCCTAGCCTTTGCAATTGACACTATTTTTTGTTTCATAACCTCATGCAACATGCTACGAGCATTATCTGGCATCTTGTCAAACTCATCTATGCAACAAATATCCCTATCACTCAATACCAGTGCTCCACTTTCTAGAATTGTTTCACTAGTTTCGGGGTCCTTTGATACATAAGCAGTCAAATCAACTACAAAACTTCCACGAACACTTGTATAAATGCCTCGAGGAGCCAACTTATGCACATACTGAAGTACTATGTttttttacattgagtgggtaAGGCTTTTTGGGGCAGAAAATTTTTATCAGCTCTCATTGATTCCACATGCATACatctccttcacaagattgcctaactTGTATGGACTCGGGCATACAACTCTCTCTTTCATAGAGTTTGCCCAAAAATTTTATGgttcttacattttttttttaatttcaatttttgtcattagaTTGTACAACCATGCTTTGCATTCCTTCCAACTTCAGCATTTTGTTACAAGAGAAAGTACCCAGTGATGTACTACAGAGCATAAACAAGTATAGTCAAATTAGTTATTAAAGAAAGATTCATACAATGAGAGTGTTGAAAATATATTTATGTAGGGTGCCTTATAGCAGTTCTCCCTGTTCAATGCTATCTTGTAGGGTGCCTTAAGGTTCTAACTAAATAAGGTTCTGATTTGACAAATTTGTAATGTCCCATATGGTAAATGACTAAATAAGGTTCTGATTTTAGATGTTGATCGGATTTTGGAAGCAAAGACCTTTAACCTCTATTGATAGCAACTGCAAAATAGAATCAGAAGATACTAATAATTATATTAAGGGTTTCTCATATAAACAAGTATAGTCAAATTAGTTATTAAATAAAGATTCATACAATGAGATAGTGGTGAAAATATATTTATGTAGGGTGCCTTATAGCAGTTCTCCCTATTCAACACTATCTTGTAGGGTGCCTTATAGAAGATATCCCTATCCAACTATTAAGTCCTTGCTGGCAAGATACTCATTAGATTTTGGCCAAAAGATAAATTCATCCAAATCTAAGGTATATGTCCTTAACTCTAATTATCTTGTAAAAGCTAATATTACTAGGGTCATACGCTTCCAATGATAGAATTACCTTGAAAGCACTTTGGCATTCCTTTCTTCATGGTTCAAAATAAACCTTCAGACTATCAAAAATCCATTCAAAGCTTACAAAGTAGGATCTCTAattggaaaggaaaatggttatCAATGACATCTAGAATACAAATGATAAAATCAGCTCTTGACACCATTCCCAATTGTTACATGCTTGTTTTTAAATCTCCTAAATCAATAGTCTCAACATTAGAGAGTTATGAGAAATTTCATTTGGAAAGTAAAtctagataaaaaaaattaaaatctgtcTAATATCATTAGCAAACATGACTTTAGATAAGTCTAAAGGTGGATTGGCTATTCAGAACATCTCATTGATAAATTTAGCTCTAGGTACAAAATTGGTTTAGCACGTGTACAATAAGCCTCATGCCAAATCGTGTAAATTTATGCAAAGGAAATACCTTTCTAATCAAGGAAATAAGTTTATAGTTTCTAAtccttaattttattattattatttattattaaattattaaattatatttcaaagtagggacattacagtccacccttcccaaattttcttgtcctcaagcaatgttgattttaattttctcaaacaaaGGTGAGAAGCATGACACATCTATGACCTTCATATCCCCTTTGGTTCACTCTTGctattctcatattctagattaactaaaaatatagagccaaacacagagcatacacatggatatatgaagacacagagcatacacaaagtatacacatgaatatatgcaatGTTAGACCCTTCTTATTGGTTAGAATGCATTCATTATTGTAttgcttggaaataaaatattgatCCATAATTTATGTATTGTATTGCTTggaataaaaatattgatcaataatttatgtattgtattgcttggaaataaaatattacaaatatgcaagtataggtggtattgAAAAACCACCAGAGTTTTGCCACCCCCAAAAAAAAACCCCAAACCACCCTCAAAACCACCATCCCAGCAAAAACCAAACCCTACTACATGTAGAATTGGCCTACCAAAACTACTAGCAGAAATCCCCACGTACATACAAAATTGGGGAGAAAACAGACAtagaacaaaaagatacaaacataCAACACAAACTCCACCAGCCATGGCAGGATTAACCTAGAAGCGACATATACTCTGGGTCCTCATAGAATTCTGAGAGCCGCTTCATTGCTTGGGAAGTCTGG from Cryptomeria japonica chromosome 3, Sugi_1.0, whole genome shotgun sequence harbors:
- the LOC131048171 gene encoding DNA replication licensing factor MCM4-like is translated as MLKLEGMQSVALAPRGIYTSGRGSSIVGLNAYVPKDPETSETALESGALVLSDRGICCIDEFDKMSDNAHSMLHEVMEQQRVSIAKARIIASLNARTSVLACSYPSSSRYNPRLSVIDNIELPSTLLSGFDLIYLVLDKANEQTNRRLARHLVALHYDELEDQTLDALDLPTLTSYITYARQHIHTKIFDEDAKEF
- the LOC131048172 gene encoding DNA replication licensing factor MCM4-like, which codes for MEANLSFHTDNKLVPFLRGFIDRRLKRLFLFKDEHLYKVVKMLLGEEIVHVSHRYKTNMEAYSLIAAWGFQFESEVDKVKNALRVVIDSRLKQCDEVLGVLHEVARAEVGRELGLRPQTSQAMKRLSEFYEDPDTSLGTFSCNKMLKLEGMQSMYVHKLAPRGIYTSVRGSFVVDLTAYVSKDPETSETILESGALVLSDRDICCIDEFDKMPDNARSMLHEVMKQKIVSIAKARMIASLNARTSVLACANPSSSHYNPRLSVIDNIQLPPTLLSRFDLIYLVLDKANEQTDRCLARHLVVLHYDEPEDQTLDALDLPTLTSYITYARQHIHPKIFDEAAEEF